One part of the Astatotilapia calliptera chromosome 9, fAstCal1.2, whole genome shotgun sequence genome encodes these proteins:
- the chpf2 gene encoding chondroitin sulfate glucuronyltransferase isoform X1, producing the protein MRLSSFLALFRPALPLILGLSLGCSLSLLMVSWTQGDTEDSCGDELGNGRRFLGGGEGHRDSRDGAGDADFQPRIVPYHKDPNKPHKKVLRTRYIHTELGIRERLLVGVLTSRATLNTLAVAVNRTVAHHFHRTFFFTGLRSPKVPHGMTVVAHGDDRPVWLMYETVRHLHQHYGSEYDWFLLAQDDTYMQADRLSELVGHLSAGQDLYMGRAEEFIGGEEKARYCHGGYGYLLSRSLLARLQPHLDTCRNDILSVRPDEWLGRCIIDYLGMSCVEVHQEMTYRYFELGKNADPEREDSPEFKNAFTVHPVSDPNLMYRLHKRFSHIELEWTYLQIQQLQMQISNLSDLTPEGKAGVTWPIGINPPFKPRTRFEVINWEYFTEEHIYSCVDGSPKCELRGVNRADVNAILEIAVERLNERYQPQLRFRKRRLLNGYRRFDPTRGMEYILDLALEAYTQKGHSQVIAKRVNLLRPLSSVEIIPMPYVTEATRVQVILPVTAQDQDYVGNFLDMYVMNTLDTHDNVLLTFLFIYDPFDAQRVSQTDVFAGVKAMIGEVEKRYGDVKIPWISVKTEVPSQVKLMDIISKKHPVDTLFFLASVWTEVNADFLNRCRMNSISNWQVFFPIHFQEYNPAVLYRDQQPSAASSSAASESLRDGHFDRHVFDEACFYNADYMTARTKMAADILDNEELLESMDVYDIFVRYSGLHVFRAVEPALIQKYVRRTCNPRFSEDIYHRCVLSNLEGLGSRSHLAMALFEQEQANST; encoded by the exons ATGCGTCTCTCCTCATTTTTGGCCCTGTTCAGGCCTGCTTTACCCCTTATCCTGGGGCTGTCTCTTGGATGCAGTCTGAGCCTTTTGATGGTGTCCTGGACCCAAGGAGACACGGAGGACTCCTGTGGAGATGAGCTGGGCAATGGCAGGCGGTTTTTGGGTGGGGGAGAGGGCCACAGAGATTCAAGAGATGGAGCTGGAGACGCAGACTTTCAGCCACGCATAGTGCCCTATCACAAGGACCCAAACAAGCCGCACAAGAAGGTCCTCAG AACACGATACATCCACACTGAACTGGGCATCAGAGAGCGACTCCTGGTGGGCGTGCTCACTTCTCGGGCCACCCTCAACACGCTGGCCGTAGCGGTGAACCGCACAGTTGCCCACCACTTCCACCGGACCTTCTTCTTCACAGGCCTGCGCAGCCCCAAGGTGCCTCACGGGATGACTGTGGTTGCCCATGGCGACGATCGCCCGGTGTGGCTGATGTATGAGACGGTACGCCACCTCCACCAGCACTACGGCTCGGAATACGACTGGTTCCTATTAGCCCAGGATGACACGTACATGCAGGCGGATCGGCTGTCGGAGCTGGTGGGCCACCTCAGCGCAGGTCAGGACCTGTATATGGGCAGGGCAGAGGAGTTCATCGGTGGTGAGGAGAAGGCACGTTACTGCCACGGAGGCTATGGCTACCTGCTGTCCCGCAGTCTGCTGGCCCGTCTGCAGCCCCATCTCGACACCTGCCGCAATGACATCCTCAGCGTGAGGCCTGATGAGTGGCTGGGCCGCTGTATTATCGACTACCTGGGTATGAGTTGTGTGGAAGTGCACCAG GAGATGACCTACCGTTATTTTGAGCTTGGGAAAAATGCAGACCCAGAGCGTGAAGATAGCCCAGAGTTTAAAAATGCCTTCACAGTGCATCCTGTGTCTGACCCAAATCTCATGTATCGACTGCACAAACGCTTCAGCCACATTGAGCTAGAATGGACTTACCTGCAGAtccagcagctgcag ATGCAGATCAGTAACCTGAGTGACCTGACACCAGAGGGCAAGGCTGGAGTGACGTGGCCGATAGGAATCAACCCTCCCTTCAAACCCAGGACGCGTTTTGAGGTCATAAACTGGGAGTACTTTACGGAAGAGCACATTTACTCCTGCGTCGATGGCTCCCCCAAATGTGAGTTGAGAGGTGTCAACCGCGCAGACGTCAATGCAATTCTAGAGATTGCGGTCGAGCGTCTCAACGAGCGCTACCAGCCACAGCTACGGTTCCGCAAGAGGCGTCTGCTTAATGGGTACCGTCGCTTTGATCCCACACGTGGTATGGAGTATATACTGGACCTCGCGCTGGAGGCCTACACCCAGAAAGGCCACAGCCAGGTCATTGCCAAACGAGTCAACCTGCTGCGACCTCTAAGTTCAGTTGAGATTATTCCCATGCCTTATGTGACAGAAGCGACACGGGTGCAGGTCATCCTGCCTGTCACCGCCCAGGATCAGGACTATGTTGGGAACTTCCTGGACATGTACGTGATGAACACTCTGGACACCCATGACAATGTTTTACTCACGTTCTTGTTCATCTACGATCCTTTCGATGCGCAGAGAGTCAGTCAGACTGACGTGTTTGCTGGCGTCAAGGCTATGATTGGGGAAGTGGAGAAACGCTACGGAGACGTGAAGATCCCCTGGATCAGTGTGAAGACCGAGGTGCCCTCGCAGGTCAAGCTAATGGACATCATCTCCAAGAAGCACCCGGTGGACACACTATTTTTCCTGGCCAGCGTTTGGACAGAGGTCAACGCTGACTTCCTGAACCGCTGCAGAATGAATTCCATCAGCAATTGGCAAGTCTTCTTCCCCATCCACTTCCAGGAGTACAACCCAGCCGTCCTCTACCGTGACCAGCAGCCCTCCGCTGCCTCCTCCTCCGCTGCTTCGGAGTCACTGCGAGACGGCCACTTTGACCGGCACGTCTTCGACGAGGCCTGCTTTTACAACGCCGACTACATGACCGCACGGACGAAGATGGCTGCCGACATCCTGGATAACGAGGAGCTCCTGGAAAGCATGGACGTGTACGACATCTTTGTCCGTTACTCGGGCCTGCATGTGTTCAGAGCAGTAGAGCCGGCGCTGATTCAGAAATACGTGCGGCGGACGTGCAATCCCCGCTTCAGCGAGGACATCTACCACCGCTGTGTTCTCAGCAACCTGGAGGGTCTGGGGTCACGCTCGCATCTAGCCATGGCTCTGTTTGAGCAAGAGCAGGCCAACAGCACATAG
- the abcf2b gene encoding ATP-binding cassette, sub-family F, member 2b has translation MPSDLAKKKAAKKKEAAKARQRTKKTEEVNGESEQQEAQLNGAESNGVENLTKELDEFELRKTEARAVTGVLASHPNSTDVHISSLSLTFHGQELLADTSLELNSGRRYGLIGLNGTGKSMLLSAIGHREIPIPEHIDIYHLTREMAPSEKTALQCVMEVDEQRIMLEKEAERLAHEDSECEKLMELYERLEELDADKAEMRASRILHGLGFSTAMQQKKLKDFSGGWRMRVALARALFIKPFMLLLDEPTNHLDLDACVWLEEELKSFKRILVLISHSQDFLNGVCTNIIHLHQKKLKYYTGNYDQYVKTRQELEENQMKRFNWEQDQIAHMKNYIARFGHGSAKLARQAQSKEKTLQKMVASGLTERVVNDKTLSFYFPPCGKIPPPVIMVQNVSFKYSENTPYIYKDLEFGIDLDTRVALVGPNGAGKSTLLKLLMGELLPTDGMIRKHSHVKIGRYHQHLTEQLELDLSPLEYMMKCFPEIKEKEEMRKIIGRYGLTGKQQVSPIRNLSDGQKCRVCFAWLAWQNPHMLFLDEPTNHLDIETIDALAEAINEFEGGMMLVSHDFRLIQQVAQEIWVCEKQTITKWNRDILAYKEHLKSKIEKQQAHDI, from the exons ATGCCGTCTGACCTGGCTAAGAAGAAAGCAGCAAAGAAGAAGGAGGCTGCCAAAGCTCGCCAGCGCACCAAGAAAACTGAAGAAGTAAATGGGGAGAGTGAACAACAAGAGGCCCAGCTTAATGGAGCAGAGAGCAATG GTGTTGAAAATTTGACAAAGGAGCTGGATGAGTTTGAGCTGCGGAAAACGGAGGCCCGGGCAGTGACGGGTGTTCTTGCCTCCCACCCTAACAGCACTGATGTCCATATAAGCAGCCTGTCGCTCACCTTCCATGGTCAAGAGCTGCTTGCAGACACCAGCCTGGAGCTGAACTCAGGCAGACGCTATGGCCTCATTGGTCTTAATGGCACAG GAAAATCCATGCTGTTGTCAGCCATCGGACATCGTGAGATTCCCATTCCAGAGCACATAGATATTTACCACTTGACCCGAGAGATGGCCCCCAGCGAAAAGACTGCTCTGCAGTGTGTCATGGAGGTGGATGAACAGAGGATCATGTTGGAGAAGGAGGCAGAAAGACTTGCCCATGAAGACT cTGAGTGTGAGAAGCTGATGGAGCTGTATGAGCGTCTGGAGGAGCTGGATGCAGACAAGGCGGAGATGCGAGCCTCTCGGATCCTCCACGGTTTGGGTTTCAGCACTGCGATGCAGCAGAAGAAACTGAAGGACTTCAGTGGAGGGTGGAGGATGCGTGTTGCTCTGGCCAG GGCTTTGTTCATCAAGCCCTTCATGCTGCTGCTGGATGAGCCCACTAACCACTTGGACCTGGATGCTTGCGTGTGGTTGGAGGAGGAGCTTAAGTC GTTTAAGCGAATCCTCGTGCTCATCTCACACTCTCAAGACTTCCTGAACGGTGTGTGTACCAATATCATCCACCTGCATCAGAAGAAACTGAAGTACTACACG GGTAACTATGACCAGTATGTGAAGACCAGACAGGAACTGGAAGAGAACCAGATGAAGCGCTTTAACTGGGAACAGGACCAGATAGCACACATGAAG AACTACATAGCCAGGTTTGGTCACGGCTCTGCAAAACTGGCACGACAAGCACAGAGCAAAGAGAAGACTCTGCAGAAGATGGTTGCATCAGGCTTGACTGAAAGAGTCGTGAATGACAAG actctgtcattttattttcctcCCTGTGGGAAGATTCCTCctcctgttatcatggttcagAATGTGAGCTTCAAGTACAGTGAGAATACA cCGTACATATATAAAGACCTGGAGTTTGGTATTGACTTGGACACGCGAGTGGCTCTGGTGGGACCCAATGGAGCTGGGAAATCTACACTTCTGAAGCTGCTTATGGGAGAG CTCCTACCTACTGATGGTATGATCCGCAAACATTCTCATGTCAAGATTGGcagatatcaccag CACCTGACTGAGCAGCTTGAGCTGGACTTGTCTCCTTTGGAGTACATGATGAAGTGTTTCCCTGAGAtcaaagaaaaggaggagatgCGGAAGATCATCGGTCGCTATGGTCTAACTGGGAAACAGCAG GTCAGTCCGATCAGAAATTTGTCAGATGGTCAGAAGTGCAGAGTGTGTTTTGCTTGGCTGGCCTGGCAGAACCCTCATATGCTGTTCCTTGACGAGCCTACTAATCACCTGGATATCGAGACTATTGATGCATTGGCAGAAGCGATCAACGAGTTCGAGGGTGGTATGATGCTAGTCAGCCACGACTTCAGGCTAATTCAGCAG GTGGCTCAAGAGATCTGGGTCTGTGAGAAGCAGACCATCACAAAGTGGAACAGAGACATCCTGGCATACAAAGAGCATCTGAAATCAAAGATCGAAAAACAGCAGGCACATGACATCTAG
- the chpf2 gene encoding chondroitin sulfate glucuronyltransferase isoform X2: protein MPALPLILGLSLGCSLSLLMVSWTQGDTEDSCGDELGNGRRFLGGGEGHRDSRDGAGDADFQPRIVPYHKDPNKPHKKVLRTRYIHTELGIRERLLVGVLTSRATLNTLAVAVNRTVAHHFHRTFFFTGLRSPKVPHGMTVVAHGDDRPVWLMYETVRHLHQHYGSEYDWFLLAQDDTYMQADRLSELVGHLSAGQDLYMGRAEEFIGGEEKARYCHGGYGYLLSRSLLARLQPHLDTCRNDILSVRPDEWLGRCIIDYLGMSCVEVHQEMTYRYFELGKNADPEREDSPEFKNAFTVHPVSDPNLMYRLHKRFSHIELEWTYLQIQQLQMQISNLSDLTPEGKAGVTWPIGINPPFKPRTRFEVINWEYFTEEHIYSCVDGSPKCELRGVNRADVNAILEIAVERLNERYQPQLRFRKRRLLNGYRRFDPTRGMEYILDLALEAYTQKGHSQVIAKRVNLLRPLSSVEIIPMPYVTEATRVQVILPVTAQDQDYVGNFLDMYVMNTLDTHDNVLLTFLFIYDPFDAQRVSQTDVFAGVKAMIGEVEKRYGDVKIPWISVKTEVPSQVKLMDIISKKHPVDTLFFLASVWTEVNADFLNRCRMNSISNWQVFFPIHFQEYNPAVLYRDQQPSAASSSAASESLRDGHFDRHVFDEACFYNADYMTARTKMAADILDNEELLESMDVYDIFVRYSGLHVFRAVEPALIQKYVRRTCNPRFSEDIYHRCVLSNLEGLGSRSHLAMALFEQEQANST from the exons AT GCCTGCTTTACCCCTTATCCTGGGGCTGTCTCTTGGATGCAGTCTGAGCCTTTTGATGGTGTCCTGGACCCAAGGAGACACGGAGGACTCCTGTGGAGATGAGCTGGGCAATGGCAGGCGGTTTTTGGGTGGGGGAGAGGGCCACAGAGATTCAAGAGATGGAGCTGGAGACGCAGACTTTCAGCCACGCATAGTGCCCTATCACAAGGACCCAAACAAGCCGCACAAGAAGGTCCTCAG AACACGATACATCCACACTGAACTGGGCATCAGAGAGCGACTCCTGGTGGGCGTGCTCACTTCTCGGGCCACCCTCAACACGCTGGCCGTAGCGGTGAACCGCACAGTTGCCCACCACTTCCACCGGACCTTCTTCTTCACAGGCCTGCGCAGCCCCAAGGTGCCTCACGGGATGACTGTGGTTGCCCATGGCGACGATCGCCCGGTGTGGCTGATGTATGAGACGGTACGCCACCTCCACCAGCACTACGGCTCGGAATACGACTGGTTCCTATTAGCCCAGGATGACACGTACATGCAGGCGGATCGGCTGTCGGAGCTGGTGGGCCACCTCAGCGCAGGTCAGGACCTGTATATGGGCAGGGCAGAGGAGTTCATCGGTGGTGAGGAGAAGGCACGTTACTGCCACGGAGGCTATGGCTACCTGCTGTCCCGCAGTCTGCTGGCCCGTCTGCAGCCCCATCTCGACACCTGCCGCAATGACATCCTCAGCGTGAGGCCTGATGAGTGGCTGGGCCGCTGTATTATCGACTACCTGGGTATGAGTTGTGTGGAAGTGCACCAG GAGATGACCTACCGTTATTTTGAGCTTGGGAAAAATGCAGACCCAGAGCGTGAAGATAGCCCAGAGTTTAAAAATGCCTTCACAGTGCATCCTGTGTCTGACCCAAATCTCATGTATCGACTGCACAAACGCTTCAGCCACATTGAGCTAGAATGGACTTACCTGCAGAtccagcagctgcag ATGCAGATCAGTAACCTGAGTGACCTGACACCAGAGGGCAAGGCTGGAGTGACGTGGCCGATAGGAATCAACCCTCCCTTCAAACCCAGGACGCGTTTTGAGGTCATAAACTGGGAGTACTTTACGGAAGAGCACATTTACTCCTGCGTCGATGGCTCCCCCAAATGTGAGTTGAGAGGTGTCAACCGCGCAGACGTCAATGCAATTCTAGAGATTGCGGTCGAGCGTCTCAACGAGCGCTACCAGCCACAGCTACGGTTCCGCAAGAGGCGTCTGCTTAATGGGTACCGTCGCTTTGATCCCACACGTGGTATGGAGTATATACTGGACCTCGCGCTGGAGGCCTACACCCAGAAAGGCCACAGCCAGGTCATTGCCAAACGAGTCAACCTGCTGCGACCTCTAAGTTCAGTTGAGATTATTCCCATGCCTTATGTGACAGAAGCGACACGGGTGCAGGTCATCCTGCCTGTCACCGCCCAGGATCAGGACTATGTTGGGAACTTCCTGGACATGTACGTGATGAACACTCTGGACACCCATGACAATGTTTTACTCACGTTCTTGTTCATCTACGATCCTTTCGATGCGCAGAGAGTCAGTCAGACTGACGTGTTTGCTGGCGTCAAGGCTATGATTGGGGAAGTGGAGAAACGCTACGGAGACGTGAAGATCCCCTGGATCAGTGTGAAGACCGAGGTGCCCTCGCAGGTCAAGCTAATGGACATCATCTCCAAGAAGCACCCGGTGGACACACTATTTTTCCTGGCCAGCGTTTGGACAGAGGTCAACGCTGACTTCCTGAACCGCTGCAGAATGAATTCCATCAGCAATTGGCAAGTCTTCTTCCCCATCCACTTCCAGGAGTACAACCCAGCCGTCCTCTACCGTGACCAGCAGCCCTCCGCTGCCTCCTCCTCCGCTGCTTCGGAGTCACTGCGAGACGGCCACTTTGACCGGCACGTCTTCGACGAGGCCTGCTTTTACAACGCCGACTACATGACCGCACGGACGAAGATGGCTGCCGACATCCTGGATAACGAGGAGCTCCTGGAAAGCATGGACGTGTACGACATCTTTGTCCGTTACTCGGGCCTGCATGTGTTCAGAGCAGTAGAGCCGGCGCTGATTCAGAAATACGTGCGGCGGACGTGCAATCCCCGCTTCAGCGAGGACATCTACCACCGCTGTGTTCTCAGCAACCTGGAGGGTCTGGGGTCACGCTCGCATCTAGCCATGGCTCTGTTTGAGCAAGAGCAGGCCAACAGCACATAG